The genomic stretch ACTCCTTACTATGTGCAGGAGAACGAAATCGTGAAGATCTTGAACTCTGGGATGCATGGACTCATCGTTGTTGAATCCTAgctcttcttctttcctttgaGCATTCGAAGAAAACGACGTTGTTATGTTCTTCAAACAAGGcccctttattattattattattattattattattataatttgttaaaaaGTCAACATCAGACATTAAGACCTAGTTTGgataaatagtttaattaagtttcttttaaaaaatagtttaaacactaaatacttatattaaaagtaacttattctatgaataagttattttgtatttggttttttagttctaaaagtacttattttaaaagaaatgtgataaaaaaaaatttattacgagagaagtcatttttttaacttctttaTAAGTACTTAAATAACTTCTTAGAAAGCTAcaatttagttttgaaaattacactagacattaatactactatttttcataagTCAAAAGCTCAAAAAAATAGCCTTTGAAACTTACCAAACGGGCCTTTAAAAACTATAGGAATATAATTGTTCgaaaagtaattttaaaatcaagttGAACTTTAGGGAGGATTTTGATATGCAAAAAAAGATTGGTGACgaataaaattttcgacttaTACCTTAAGgatcaaaattatatttaaccCTATTTTTATATGCTGCCTCCCATCGTCTTTGTTGGCTCACTAAGTCTTCCACAAGCATGAAAACAATTAAATTTTGGATAATcaaacatttattattttttgagttttcaTTTTGTATAACATTTATTAACTACTCTATTTATTACTAATCCTATCAAAACAGGTGAAGTTTTTATTCCAAAAATCGTTATCGGGCGATTTTTCATGAATAGACACGTCACAATAATTAATCGAAAACTTCAAAGACCTAACTGTCACTTCACCCAAATATAATGAATGATAGAAAAAACTGGAAAGATAATCATATGGACTCATTATGGAGTAAAAACTTAGTTCTGGTTTGCCTTGAGAATTTTGTAATAAGACTTGGATGATACACAGCATCATTCTCTCAGGAATGAAAATCAATAGTCACTAGTTAGTGCCATTGAAATAACaagacaaaaagaaagaaaacataTCAAATTCTTAACAAACAAGACTTTTAACAAAAGTTAAGATCTTCTCAGAAAAGGAACACCTATTGCTTCAGCTTAGGTGACTCTATTAACTTGAAATCGACTTCAAATTCATCCCACATTGTGCTGCAACTTGACAATTTTGGAGTATTGCAATGTTCTGGAGAGCCAGGATGAGCAGAGACACAGTCAAGCCCAGGGAACACCTCAGGCACCTCCTCTAGTTCTATACGAGCGCTTTCAGACTGCAATGGTGGTAATACATATAATTAGCGAGAAACATGATATGGTAGAGGGGAAAAAATTATGAGGCTTCAAAATCAAACCTTCATTTTATGCAGTTCAGTGGAAACTGTCAAATCATCATCCAAATCTGATAAAATTATGAAATCAAAGAATAAATAAACCAAGTTACAGCCATTAATGCACAGTATGAGAATACATATATAACAATTACCGTGCTCAAGTCCAACCATCTTCAAAAAATGATGCACATCCATTGCTCCAGACTTGGATTTGATACACTCCTTATGATTGTGCAACATCCGTTCTTCAGCAATGGCATTATGGTCAAGAGGTTCTTCTCTCAGTGGCTTCAGGCTGTGTTTACCCCTTATCTCCCGAACATGCGGCTCAACCACTGAGTTTGAAATGTCAGAAAGGGCCTTCCTTCTAGCGGTGAGAGATTTCTCAGAAGCATTAATCTGTTTCAAATGCCGATTAAAagagacatccagggctttctttCCACCAGCCTGATTAATGGGCTTTCCTGCATTGGATAGATCACCAAGTGGTTTTCTTCCACCACCAGCCCCAAATTTCTTGGCCTTTCCGGAAACTGCTCCTGCTCCTGCTCCTGCATGCCACCATCAAGGATTAGCCTACAAACGTTAAACACCAATAGAGATTGTAATGCAACATTCTGGAAACCAGTGGAACAATAACAGTACCGTTGAGGTTCCGGTCTTGAACCAATCGTTCAATTCTTgctgccatctatgttactctaAACAATCTTCAATCAAAGTTCCTGCATATATATGTCGATGAGGGGTTAAGCCATCTTAGATAATGCATTTCTACACCAAACCATCATTTGACACCACAGATGAAATCTTTTTAAGTATTAAAACTGGAAATGCAAAATAAATCAGTGCCCTTAAGTTGCTTGAGGAGAATGTTTTCCTTAAAGGAAAGGAGAAACCCTATTCTACTTCCGGTATTGAGATCAGAGCAAGAGAATTGGACATTGGTATCAATCCATTATCCATGGtacaatttaaaataaaacagtGAAAATTCCTCATTTTATCATTATTGCTACAAACAGAACTAGAATCCTTGACCTATCGCCACCAGATCTTGAATCCCAAACGCTTTCTGCGTCTGCTTACGCCCCTTAAGTTGAGAAGAAACCCCTTTTGCAGATAGCCATAAAAGTAAGTAGAAGATGAAAACTTACAAATTTGATAGTCAAAAAGAGGACTCTGATTCTTGAATTTCGTCTTTTCTTTTCTGTCTTGCGCTATTctgtggttattgttgggattGGATGAACTCGTGAAAGTTGAAACCTGAAAGAAGGGTTTAAGAAAGCGGTGTCTTGAGGCAATGGAGTTTCAACGGTAACATGAGCGCTTTTACATTATTgtcctttgattttcttttaaataatctGTTTACCAAAATCAGCTAGAGAGCTACTTTATAattgtatatatttatacaaatataaatattttatttttaatatgtattttatattagtaattgaTTTTAGGATAccattaatatatttatttaaataatatattatatctCCTAATcgtaatattaaaatttatgatttaattgtgcataaaattttttttgacttctatctattttaaatttagataATTTACACTCTCTTGATTAAAAAATGACAAAATTCTCCCAAAATTTCAGCTCTCTTAGACACATCGACTgttacattaattttttaaactagACTGTACTTAATTGAAGTAGATGATAACAATTTGTTTGGGATAATTAAATTTCTACCTAATCATCAAAACAACCTTACCATTTAAATGGATCCCATTATGTAATCTAATAGAAACAGTTAATCCTAAGACAAGAAAGTAAACCATGAGTGATATAGGTCAATCTTCAACTGCTTAGTAACGTGCTAGAGGGGAAAAGACAACAAAATTTATGggtaattttgaaaaaaattaaaaaactaatttttactACTaccaattatatattataagaCTAATTTACATAATCAAAACTATCATAATACAATAAATTTAGAATAATGCcgaatttaaaaatgaaaaaataaaatttgagaaaaaagGATCACACCAATTTACTTTTGTCTTTGAGCCTCCATTAATATAACTTTGTTGACACCTTACAATGTTGCCAATAACGCTTCACTTCATAATTTTGTTAGTTCGTTTTGGAGGAAAACGTACCAATTAATTAgggtttttaataattttgtgtgGGAAATAAGGGTTCTTTTTGGACTTGAAAATACATATGGAAGATGGGTTAAATGCCCTTTGAATTGTGTCACTTAAATAATAAGCTAATACGTATACAAAGAGTGAGTACAATAATAATAGGCACATACATATACAAAGAGTGAGTACAGCAATAATATGTATATACTAGTGTAGTACAAATAGTTAGTTACAAGGTTAGTGTATATAATCAATTGTTAGTCAAAAAGTCATTAGATCAGCTGAGTGAGAACTAGAATTGTTAGTTCCTTCAACTTCACCCTCTCCTCCTCTGGTTTGTGGGTCTTTTACATTCAGAATTTCAATTCAAGTTTATCTCTCTTTTCAATGTCTCCTAACTATGAATTTGACATGGTGCGGTGAGCGATTGCCGCTTGCAATCACTTCGATCACTCTTTCTGTTCCGTTTCTTCTCTTCACAATTTCACAATTTttctctgatttttttttttttttttcattttctttctccCTTCTTATTTTCTCCTCTTTTCTTGAACTCATAGCATAGAGATTGATGAGATTTGTCTAGTTTCACACACCACACATCTTGAAACGAAGCATTTCTGGTCAACAAGATCAAGAAAAGAAGGTCCGAATCTGCATCAATTTCTCAAGTTCATTGATTTCTGAATTTCAAGCCATGGATCCTCCAACGATTAACACACAACCAGCACCCAGTGGCATCAATCTCAATGCCCTAGCTTATCTGGTAGCTCAGATCAACACCTTTCAGGCAAATTCTCCTCGTCCTCCAGCTAATCCTATCATGGATCCCTCATCCCCGTTCTTTCTTCATCCTGGTGATAGTCCAAGTAACCCCCTCATATCTGAAATATTAAATCACAAGAATTATAATTCATGGTCAAGATTGATGCTGCGAGCCTTAATTTTGAAGAACAAGATCGCATTTGTTGATGATTCTCTC from Arachis stenosperma cultivar V10309 chromosome 9, arast.V10309.gnm1.PFL2, whole genome shotgun sequence encodes the following:
- the LOC130951304 gene encoding uncharacterized protein LOC130951304 isoform X1, yielding MAARIERLVQDRNLNGAGAGAVSGKAKKFGAGGGRKPLGDLSNAGKPINQAGGKKALDVSFNRHLKQINASEKSLTARRKALSDISNSVVEPHVREIRGKHSLKPLREEPLDHNAIAEERMLHNHKECIKSKSGAMDVHHFLKMVGLEHDLDDDLTVSTELHKMKSESARIELEEVPEVFPGLDCVSAHPGSPEHCNTPKLSSCSTMWDEFEVDFKLIESPKLKQ
- the LOC130951304 gene encoding uncharacterized protein LOC130951304 isoform X2: MAARIERLVQDRNLNGAGAVSGKAKKFGAGGGRKPLGDLSNAGKPINQAGGKKALDVSFNRHLKQINASEKSLTARRKALSDISNSVVEPHVREIRGKHSLKPLREEPLDHNAIAEERMLHNHKECIKSKSGAMDVHHFLKMVGLEHDLDDDLTVSTELHKMKSESARIELEEVPEVFPGLDCVSAHPGSPEHCNTPKLSSCSTMWDEFEVDFKLIESPKLKQ